One Thermoanaerobacter pseudethanolicus ATCC 33223 genomic window, TCCAATTTTTTCTTCTTCTTTTGCTTTGTCTATATCTTCTCCTTTTAATATTAATCTAAATTCTTTTGTTTCTTCGATTACTTCATGCATTTTGTCAATCATTTTTAAAGCCATTGTGGCAGCATTTTTTCTCATTTGTTTTGGGTCTACAAATACAGCAAAAACCTGCAGATGGACTTTGCCTTCTTTCATCCTTTGTAAATCCACATGACCTTCTTTTGACCTTTCAGTGAAATCTATTTTTTTGTCCACTAAACGATAAAGAGTATCACAGTGAAAATCTACAAACATATTCATCCTTCCCTCTTTTTATTTTTTCTTCATAGTATGATTGTAGCACAACAAAATATTTTTCAAAATTTGATATCATGTAATAATTTGTTCATAAATGTATAGTAAAATAATAGCATGAATGGAGGCAGAGTAGCATGATAAATAAACGGACTATTTACTTTTCTTTGTTTATTGCTTTATTAATAGGAATATCCTATATAATGAATTGGGAAATGGCTATTGCAAACTTCGCAGAAAAAGGTACACTGCCAACTTTTGATGACCCTGGGCAAAGAATCCTCATTATAGTTCCTCATCCTGATGATGAGACTTTAGGAATGGCAGGAATTATTCAAAGAGCTGTAGAACTTAAAAGGCCTATTAAAGTAGTAATAGTCACAAGTGGAGAGAGTTACAAGAAAGCTGCAATGTCATTTTGTGGTAAAACAAATCCTACTCCTCAAGATTTTTATCGTTTTGGACTTGCAAGACAGCAAGAAAGTATTGTTGCCATGAGAGTTTTGGGATTACCGCGACAAGATTTAATTTTTTTAGGGTTTGCTGATGGGAGCACCAGATTTTTGTGGAGCCAATATTGGGATAATGGCCGTCCAAGAGTGAGTGGCGGAATTCATGTGGCATATGCTCCTTATGATACAGTTTATAAGCCGGGTATTCCATATACAGGACAAAATTTAGTTAATGAACTTACGGAAATAATTAAAGATTTTAAACCTACTGATATATATTATCCTTTAGCAGATGATATGCATCCCGACCATTGGGCAGTAAGCAATTTTGTGAGATATACTATTACCGCTGTGAATATAAATGTCCGTGAGCATATGTTTTTAGTCCATCATCCACAATGGCCAGTGCCATGGATGGCGGAGAAAAATAGGCCCATGTTACCTCCTGTAGATATGAAAGATAGTAACACAGAATGGCAATCTTTTGACTTAACTCCAAAAGAAATAGATTTGAAACAAGTGGCTATAAAACAATATAGGACCCAAATAGATGTTATGGAACCATTTTTAATGGCTTTTGTAAGAAAAACCGAATTATTTGCTACAAAACCTGTCATCACTATTCCTGTAGTTGATTCAAAACCAGATTTACAAAGTAGAGCTTTGCCTCATACTCTTTTAAAAGTGTATACTGGTGGCATGTTAAATGAGGAAATATACAGAAGTGCAGCTTTAACGCGATTAGGAGCTTTTTATTACGACAATAAATTGTACATCGGCTTAGAATCGGCAAGACCAATATCTAAAAAAGTAATTTACCATGTTGAAATGAGGCTATTTTATAAAGATCAAAATGATATAAAACGTATTGATTTAGGAATTGTAAATGGAAAATTATATCAGTATAAAAGGGCAGAAAATTCTTTGACAGATGTCATAGCAGCAAAACCTATAATCAATGGAAATAAAATGTGGGTTGAAGTAAAAATACCACAGGTGAATAATTTAAGATATATATTTATGGGAGCGGATTCTATTTATAGGAATCGTCTTATAGATAAAATACCTTGGAATATGTATAAAATAGGTGAGTAAAAGAGAAGGCTTTTAAGGTTTTCTCTTTTCTTTTATGTTTAGAAATAGAAAAGTAATCATAGGTAAAATTATTTGTAGAGGTACATGTATGTAAAAAGGAGTAAATTTAAGACCTATAAGTATGTGGGTTTGATAACTGTCGGCAATTATAAAAGAAGCAGCAAAAATCATCGACAAAACAGGGAAAAGCAGGTATTTATAACTTTTTAATTCCAACGCATTTTTTATCATGGTAAGTCCTGCATAAGTAAATACGCTAATCTTAAAAAATACCCCTATAATCATTATAAATACATACAAAGTGTCTAGGTTTTTTAAATTTCCTAAATTTATTAATCTTATAACTTGATACAATGGGAAATTTTCTCTTGAAGCTTCATCTGCTCCTAAAGAAGAAATTATAATGATATTGTTAAAGGACAATAGTAGACCAGTAAAAACAGTGGTTATCAGCATTATCTTTTTTATCTTTTCCTTTTGTTTTACTTTATCAAAAACTGTAGTAAAAGCAATAAGTTCACCAAATGGAAAAGTCACAATTAGAGGAATTGCTGCTTTGATTACGGGAACAATTCCATTTTCTAAAATTGGTAAAAGCCTTGAAAAACTAAAATTATCTCCCATCATTATCATAGTTGTTTGAAAAGCCATAATAGCTAAAATAAGAGGGAGCAAAATTTTAGCAACGCGGGCAAGTACACATATATCAAATAGGAGGTAATACATTACTAATATAAGCATAAAAGAAGAAAAAATATATGTAGGTGTTCGAGAATATATTGTATTTACACTGAGTTCTACATAGTCTCTTACGTTTCTTGAAGCAATGTATAAAAAGTACAGAGCATAAATTAGAGATAAAGTTTTACCTATATATTTCCCATAAACAAACTCAAGTAACTGTGGAAGATTTTTTTGCGATTTTTCAAAAGAGGAGACGTACATAAGTGTAATTGGCAGAGAAATAAGCATTGCAATTAAAATAGAAAGCCAACAATCTTGTTTTGCTTTAATTCCCAAACAAAAGAGTACTGATGTTCCAATCTCAAAAGTTATCATTAAAAACAATAAATCGCTAACTTCTAATCTTTTGTTCATTGTTACCACCTTGAAAATAAACTTTAATATTAGGATTCCTATTAATTGAATTTTTTATTTATTTACTAATTTATCTATTAAAACAAAAAGTTGCTTAAGAAAAGGAATTATCAAAAGTGCAGAAAAAAGATTAAAAAATGTGTGGGCGTTTGCCACCTGTCTTAAAGGATTGTGGGGGGAGATGAGTTTCAAAAACTCTGCAAAAAAATTTGTAAAAGGCAAAAAGAGTATAGTGCCCCCTATATTAAGAAAAATGTTAAAGAGAGCTATTTTTTTCCCTTCTTTGTTAGAGGCAAAGCTCAGTATGATAGCCTCTGAGCAAGTTCCAATATTTAAACCATATATTATTGGCAATGCTTGAGGCAAGGTTATTAGTTGAGAGGAGACCAAAACTTGTAGTGTTGCTATACCTACATTACTTGATTGAAGGATTAATGCTGTGATTATTCCAGCAAGAATTCCCCAGAAAGGATTTGAAAGATTAGCACTAATAAGCTCGAAGTTAGAATTTTTTTTAAGAGGCATTGTAGCCAGTTCCATTATCTTAAGACCATAAAATACTAATCCAAATCCTAAAAATACATTTCCTACAAATTTTAATTTAGTATTGCAATTTTGGAAATGTAGTACAGAACCTATAAAAACTAAATAAGGGGCTATTTTAAACAGATTAAATGCGTAAAGCTGCACGGCAATAGTAGTTCCAATATTAGAACCTATAATTATACCTGCTGCGCTTTTAAGAGTTAAAAGCTCTGCTCCTGCCATTGTTACTGCGATTACAGTTACCATGCTACTGCTTTGAATAATTAAGGTTATAAAAAAACCTATTATTATTGATTTTAATAAATTGCTTGCAAAATTGTTAATAATTTGAGAAATTTTTTGTTGTGAGAAGACCTTTAATCCCCTTGTTAAAGTAAAAATTCCCCAAATAAATACTCCTATTCCTGCCGCGAAATATATTAAAGAGATTATCATTTTTACTCCCCCGCAAAGTCCTTTCCTATTTCAATTTTATGTTGCCAATGTCTTAAAATGAATAATTTTTCATTAAATAAAAAACACTAAGAATTAGAGGTTAATAATATTTTTTAGAGGTGGTTGGATGAAAGGGATAATCATGGCGGGTGGAGAAGGAAGTAGACTAAGACCTTTAACAGCCGATATACCTAAGCCTATGGTACCTGTTGCAAATAAACCTGCGATAAAGCACATAGTGGAACACTTACACAAATATGGAATCAAAGATTTAGCTGTTACGCTTTTTTACTTGCCTCAAAAGATTAAAAAATATTTAGAAGAAGAATATGGGGATGAAATAAAGTTTTATATAGAGGATAAGCCGTTAGGGACGGCAGGCAGTGTCAAAAATGCTAGAGACTTTCTAAATGATACTTTTATTGTTATGAGCGGAGATGTAATTACTGATGTTAATATAAAAGAAGCTTATGAGTTTCACAGAAAGAAAGGGGCAAAAGTTACTCTTATTTTGACAAGAGTAGATGTGCCGTTGGAATATGGTGTTGTGATTGTGGATGAGGAAGGCAAAATAAAAAAATTTTTAGAGAAACCTTCTTGGGGAGAAGTGTTTAGCGATACAGTAAATACGGGTATATACATAATAGAACCAGAAATATTGGAGTTTATACCTCAAGATAAGCCTTTTGATTTTAGTAAAGATTTATTTCCTATGTTGTTGAAAAATGATATTCCAATGTACGGTTATATTACAGGAGGATATTGGTGTGATATAGGAAATACCAATCAATACATCACTAGTCATTTTGATATTTTAGAAGGAAGAGTAGATTTAGGATATAAGGATAAGTTACTTAAAAAGGGAAAGGTAATAGGTAAAAATGTTACAATTTCTCCTGAAGCTAAAATCATCCCTCCTGTGATTATAGGAGACAATGCAATAATTGAAGCTAACGCTGTTGTAGGACCTAACGTAATAATTGGTAAAAATAACTATATAAAGAAAGGGAGCAGTTTAAAAAATGCTGTATTGTGGGATGAAATAATTGTAGATAAAAATTGTGAATTAAGGGGTTGTGTAGTTTGCAATAGAGTGAGAATCGGCAATAATGTCCGAATTTTTGAAAACAGTGTTATAGGGGAGAGTTGTAAAATAAAATCCTTTGCTGAAATAAAGCCAGAGGTAAAAATATGGCCCTATAAAATAATAGATGAAGGCTCTGTTGTCGCAAAAGATGTAGTGTGGGGGAATGGAAGGAAGCCCTTGACTTTTGGATATAGGGGAATTAAAGGGGTTCTTAATGAGGACATTACTCCTCAAATTGCAGTTGAAATTGGAGAAGTTTTTGGCAATATAATTAATAGCAGTGTGTTGGTAGGACACGATGGGGATATTGTATCTCAATTTATAAGCGATTTAATAAGTTTCGGGCTTGTATCTGGTGGTTGTGAGGTTTTAAAAGCCAATAATACTCTTCTCCCCTCTTTAAGATATGGAATTAAGAAAAATAAGTGTGGAGGAGGAATTTATGTAGAGGAGGAAGAAGGAAATTTAAGAATTTTGTTTCTTGATAAAGAAGGGTGTGATATCGATAGAAACTTAGAAAAGAAAATAGAAAACAAATTGAGGGTATATGATATTGAACGAGTTGATGGGAAAAATTTAAAATCTATAAGAGAAATTGATATAAACAATGATTATCTTAACTTTCTTTTTAAAAAAAGGACTGCCTATAAAAGTTTTAAAATTAAACCTTACGATGAAAAAACAAAACTGCTATTAGAAGCCGTAGGTAAAAATGAGTTTTTTATAACGCAAGAGTCTTATGATGTAGGGGTGCTTTTTTATAAAAATGGGGAAAAAGTTAAACTCTACGACGAAAAGGGAAGAGAATTTGATGAAGATGAACTTGAGTTTATAAGAATGTTAATTGCTAAAGAGCAAGGGGCCAAAAATTTTGTACTTCCTTTCGATAGTTCCAAATACTTGACAGAATTTGCGAAGGAATTTGCTATTGAGACTGTAAGCAGCAAAATTTCCCATAAAGATAGAATGAAAACAATAGTGTCGAAGGAAGGCGTAGAAAAAGATCTACAGATTAATTTAAATTTTGACGGATTTAGTTTTTTACTAGACCTTTTAGAATATTTACAACATACCTCTCAAAAACTTTCCTCTATAAAAGATAGTTTTCCTTTAAGATATAGAATAACCAAAAGTATAAAATGCGATTGGAGAGATAAAGGAAAAATAATAAGAATGCTTTTTGAAAAGGCCGATGGAGGGGCAGAATTTTTAGATGGTTTAAAGTTTAATAAAGAAGATTCATGGGTGTTAGTAGTACCGGATTATGAATTACCTGCTTGTAATATTTATATAGAAGCTCCTACAAAAGAAAGAGCTGAAGAGTTATTTTCAATGTATGAAAAAGAAATTAAAAGTATTGTACAAAAGTAAAATTTTATTTGAAGTTTGCGAGACAAAGAGACGTAGGCGGGGCCGGATGCAAGGATGCCGGAGGCTGGCCTTATGCACGCACTACAGTTTGAAGCGGGTTTTACCCCCGTTTTTTTATATGGTATAATAAGGGCATGAAAAATTTCTCTTGAAGGTGTTTTATTATGAAAAAAGAGGGTAAATATATTTCCGCTACAGAGATAAATCAATTTCTTTATTGCCCTTATCAGTGGTATTATATAAAAAAATATGGATTTGAATATATCAATGGTTTGAGAGAACCAAAAGAGCAAGACTTGCAATTTAGTAACTTTAAGAAAGGGATAGAATATCATGAAAAATATTACAAGGATATTGTGAAAGTGCGATATAAAAAATATGCAATTATTTTTGGAATTATAGCTATTTTATTAATAATTGCAATTATGAGGGTTTTAAAATGATTCTCAATATAATTTTTTTATTTTTCACCATATATTTACTTGTTCAGTCAATTATCGAACAAAGGCCTTATTATAAAAAAATGAAAAGAAGCATAGGATTTCGAGGTGGCAAAATAATATACATAGATAAGCCGCAAGAAGTGAAGAAAAAAGGAGTAATATATGGAAAATTATTAAAATCAGATAAATATGGTTTATCGGGAAAACCAGATTATATTTACCAATTAGGAGAAGAATTGATACCAATAGAATTAAAAAGCAGTCAAGCAGAGGATACACCTTATTATAAAGATGTTATGCAGCTAGTTGCG contains:
- a CDS encoding PIG-L deacetylase family protein codes for the protein MINKRTIYFSLFIALLIGISYIMNWEMAIANFAEKGTLPTFDDPGQRILIIVPHPDDETLGMAGIIQRAVELKRPIKVVIVTSGESYKKAAMSFCGKTNPTPQDFYRFGLARQQESIVAMRVLGLPRQDLIFLGFADGSTRFLWSQYWDNGRPRVSGGIHVAYAPYDTVYKPGIPYTGQNLVNELTEIIKDFKPTDIYYPLADDMHPDHWAVSNFVRYTITAVNINVREHMFLVHHPQWPVPWMAEKNRPMLPPVDMKDSNTEWQSFDLTPKEIDLKQVAIKQYRTQIDVMEPFLMAFVRKTELFATKPVITIPVVDSKPDLQSRALPHTLLKVYTGGMLNEEIYRSAALTRLGAFYYDNKLYIGLESARPISKKVIYHVEMRLFYKDQNDIKRIDLGIVNGKLYQYKRAENSLTDVIAAKPIINGNKMWVEVKIPQVNNLRYIFMGADSIYRNRLIDKIPWNMYKIGE
- a CDS encoding GerAB/ArcD/ProY family transporter; the encoded protein is MNKRLEVSDLLFLMITFEIGTSVLFCLGIKAKQDCWLSILIAMLISLPITLMYVSSFEKSQKNLPQLLEFVYGKYIGKTLSLIYALYFLYIASRNVRDYVELSVNTIYSRTPTYIFSSFMLILVMYYLLFDICVLARVAKILLPLILAIMAFQTTMIMMGDNFSFSRLLPILENGIVPVIKAAIPLIVTFPFGELIAFTTVFDKVKQKEKIKKIMLITTVFTGLLLSFNNIIIISSLGADEASRENFPLYQVIRLINLGNLKNLDTLYVFIMIIGVFFKISVFTYAGLTMIKNALELKSYKYLLFPVLSMIFAASFIIADSYQTHILIGLKFTPFYIHVPLQIILPMITFLFLNIKEKRKP
- a CDS encoding Na/Pi cotransporter family protein, whose protein sequence is MIISLIYFAAGIGVFIWGIFTLTRGLKVFSQQKISQIINNFASNLLKSIIIGFFITLIIQSSSMVTVIAVTMAGAELLTLKSAAGIIIGSNIGTTIAVQLYAFNLFKIAPYLVFIGSVLHFQNCNTKLKFVGNVFLGFGLVFYGLKIMELATMPLKKNSNFELISANLSNPFWGILAGIITALILQSSNVGIATLQVLVSSQLITLPQALPIIYGLNIGTCSEAIILSFASNKEGKKIALFNIFLNIGGTILFLPFTNFFAEFLKLISPHNPLRQVANAHTFFNLFSALLIIPFLKQLFVLIDKLVNK
- a CDS encoding sugar phosphate nucleotidyltransferase; the protein is MKGIIMAGGEGSRLRPLTADIPKPMVPVANKPAIKHIVEHLHKYGIKDLAVTLFYLPQKIKKYLEEEYGDEIKFYIEDKPLGTAGSVKNARDFLNDTFIVMSGDVITDVNIKEAYEFHRKKGAKVTLILTRVDVPLEYGVVIVDEEGKIKKFLEKPSWGEVFSDTVNTGIYIIEPEILEFIPQDKPFDFSKDLFPMLLKNDIPMYGYITGGYWCDIGNTNQYITSHFDILEGRVDLGYKDKLLKKGKVIGKNVTISPEAKIIPPVIIGDNAIIEANAVVGPNVIIGKNNYIKKGSSLKNAVLWDEIIVDKNCELRGCVVCNRVRIGNNVRIFENSVIGESCKIKSFAEIKPEVKIWPYKIIDEGSVVAKDVVWGNGRKPLTFGYRGIKGVLNEDITPQIAVEIGEVFGNIINSSVLVGHDGDIVSQFISDLISFGLVSGGCEVLKANNTLLPSLRYGIKKNKCGGGIYVEEEEGNLRILFLDKEGCDIDRNLEKKIENKLRVYDIERVDGKNLKSIREIDINNDYLNFLFKKRTAYKSFKIKPYDEKTKLLLEAVGKNEFFITQESYDVGVLFYKNGEKVKLYDEKGREFDEDELEFIRMLIAKEQGAKNFVLPFDSSKYLTEFAKEFAIETVSSKISHKDRMKTIVSKEGVEKDLQINLNFDGFSFLLDLLEYLQHTSQKLSSIKDSFPLRYRITKSIKCDWRDKGKIIRMLFEKADGGAEFLDGLKFNKEDSWVLVVPDYELPACNIYIEAPTKERAEELFSMYEKEIKSIVQK
- the cas4 gene encoding CRISPR-associated protein Cas4; amino-acid sequence: MILNIIFLFFTIYLLVQSIIEQRPYYKKMKRSIGFRGGKIIYIDKPQEVKKKGVIYGKLLKSDKYGLSGKPDYIYQLGEELIPIELKSSQAEDTPYYKDVMQLVAYFLIIEDVYQKRVKRGRVVYKNSMFEVYNRRSLRRELFNILKQMKKMQEGNYLPEVNPSYALCKFCPCKETVCEIYKNTSK